A region of Pristiophorus japonicus isolate sPriJap1 chromosome 32, sPriJap1.hap1, whole genome shotgun sequence DNA encodes the following proteins:
- the LOC139240537 gene encoding probable G-protein coupled receptor 139, producing MYKSLDSGGKDVPNVAVILMATFVCGCIKLCTDPRYANTNCHPVLRFYLSPVLQRMESINSGTHRDQRLYNERRRMYLRISEFTILGFVFEIQKIYYPLLAVVGVPANSMTIVILSRGKCGLSKCVTCYLVAMAAADLLVVITDLILRQIPIAQRLDFVRGIPVCNIHAVLLYAATDCSVWFTVTFTFDRFVAVCCQKLKTKYCTENTAALVLGTVTVLSCLKNIFWYFIYLPWYSFTNAPWFCYVSVLVMVSHLWATLELLHSILTPCIPFVLILLLNALTIRYILVASRARRRLRDHSSEGNLSDIEMERRRKSIILLLIISGNFILLWAVFMLFSIWNRLRYLGYDTLHLPSYIKEIGFMLQLLSCCTNTCIYAVTQKKFREQLKNVVKCPFLRIVKIIKW from the exons atgtacaaatctctggacagtggaggaaaggatgttccgaacgtggccgtcatcctgatggccacctttgtgtgcggctgcatcaagctgtgcacagacccccggtacgcaaacaccaactgTCACCCCGTGctcaggttctacctgtccccggtgttgcaaaggatgg AGAGCATCAACTCCGGCACTCACAGGGATCAGCGGCTCTATAACGAGAGGAGAAGAATGTATTTAAGAATCAGTGAGTTTACAATACTAGGGTTCGTTTTTGAGATACAAAAGATATACTACCCGCTTCTGGCTGTGGTCGGAGTCCCTG CTAACTcaatgacgattgtgatcctgtctcggggaaagtgcggtctctccaaatgtgtcacttgctatttggtggccatggcagcggcggatctactggtcgttatcactGACCTGATATTGAGGCAAATTCCAATTGCTCAACGTCTAGATTTTGTGCGGGGAATCCCCGTGTGCAATATCCATGCCGTCTTActttatgcagccacagactgttctgtctggttcacagtcactttcacctttgatcgattcgtggcagtttgttgccagaagctgaaaacgaaATATTGCACTGAGAACACCGCAGCTCTGGTTCTTGGGACAGTGACTGTGTTAAGCTGTTTAAAGAATATTTTCTGGTACTTTATATATTTACCTTGGTACTCGTTTACCAATGCCCCCTGGTTCTGTTACGTGAGTGTTCTTGTTATGGTTTCACATTTGTGGGCAACACTCGAGCTTCTTCATTCTATTCTAACCCCTTGCATCCCATTCGTTCTGATTCTGCTACTCAATGCTTTAACCATCAGATatattttagtggccagcagagcccgcaggagactccgggatcACAGCAGCGAGGGTAATCTCAGTGACATAGAGATGGAGagacgaaggaaatccatcattttactgctcaTTATTTCAGGGAATTTCATTCTGCTATGGGCTGTGTTTATGTTGTTTTCTATTTGGAACCGGTTGCGGTATTTAGGTTATGATACTCTACACCTACCTTCTTACATAAAAGAAATAGGattcatgctccagctcctgagttgctgcacaaacacttgtatttatgccgtgacccagaaaaAGTTCAGAGaacagttgaagaatgtggtgaaatgtcCGTTTCTCCgaattgttaaaatcattaaatGGTGA